In bacterium YEK0313, one genomic interval encodes:
- the araE gene encoding Alpha-ketoglutaric semialdehyde dehydrogenase produces the protein MLVELLIDGRWRPAAGGDARDFSNPATGDVIGQVASASIPDLEEAVEAAHRAFPGWRDTSAYQRSAILRRAAEIARAGVEEIAAVLTREQGKPLQEARLEIAGACDMIDWFAEEGRRAYGRIVPGRGPGILQQVLREPVGPVAAFVPWNFPIAQMARKLGAALAAGCSIIVKAPEEAPACSAAFLRCFQEAGIPAGVVGLVFGVPAAISGFLVPHPRIRKISFTGSTAVGKVIAGLAGSHMKRATMELGGHGPVVVCADAGVPQAADALAAAKFRNAGQVCSAPTRFMVHEAVYDDFLDRFAARARALRLGDGADPATTMGPLAHPGRLAAMERMVGDAVDRGASLVLGGRRFGHAGCFFPPTILADVPADAIAMNEEPFGPIVLLSRFKALPEALMEANRLSYGLAAYAFTRSAEQAHAISRGLVTGNVAINHTGVALPEIPFGGVRDSGYGAEGGSEGLDPYLVSKVVTSLN, from the coding sequence ATGCTTGTCGAACTGCTGATCGATGGCCGCTGGCGGCCTGCCGCGGGCGGCGACGCGCGTGATTTTTCCAATCCGGCCACGGGCGATGTGATCGGACAGGTTGCCTCCGCGTCCATCCCGGACCTGGAAGAAGCGGTGGAGGCCGCCCACCGCGCATTTCCGGGCTGGCGGGACACGTCGGCCTACCAGCGCTCGGCAATCCTTCGGCGCGCGGCCGAAATCGCGCGGGCAGGGGTCGAGGAGATCGCGGCCGTACTCACGCGCGAGCAGGGCAAGCCGCTGCAGGAGGCGCGGCTCGAAATCGCCGGCGCGTGCGACATGATCGACTGGTTCGCCGAGGAGGGCCGGCGAGCCTATGGCCGGATCGTCCCGGGCCGCGGTCCCGGCATCCTTCAGCAGGTCCTGCGCGAGCCGGTTGGACCGGTCGCGGCATTCGTGCCGTGGAATTTTCCGATTGCCCAGATGGCCCGCAAGCTGGGGGCTGCCTTGGCGGCCGGCTGTTCGATCATCGTCAAGGCTCCCGAGGAGGCGCCCGCATGTTCGGCCGCGTTCCTGCGCTGCTTCCAGGAGGCGGGCATTCCCGCGGGCGTCGTCGGGCTGGTCTTCGGCGTGCCCGCGGCCATTTCCGGCTTCCTGGTGCCGCATCCCAGGATCCGGAAGATCTCGTTCACCGGCTCGACGGCAGTCGGAAAGGTCATTGCCGGGCTTGCCGGAAGCCATATGAAGCGCGCGACCATGGAACTCGGCGGCCACGGCCCGGTCGTCGTCTGCGCGGATGCCGGGGTGCCGCAGGCGGCCGATGCCCTGGCCGCCGCGAAGTTCCGCAATGCGGGGCAGGTCTGCTCCGCGCCGACCAGGTTCATGGTCCACGAGGCCGTCTATGACGATTTCCTCGACCGGTTTGCCGCGCGCGCCCGCGCGCTCAGGCTCGGCGATGGCGCCGATCCCGCGACCACGATGGGGCCGCTGGCGCATCCGGGACGGCTCGCGGCCATGGAGCGCATGGTCGGGGATGCGGTGGACCGGGGGGCGAGCCTTGTCCTGGGAGGACGGAGGTTCGGCCATGCGGGCTGCTTCTTCCCGCCGACGATCCTGGCCGACGTGCCGGCGGATGCGATCGCGATGAACGAAGAGCCGTTCGGCCCCATCGTCCTTCTCTCGCGCTTCAAGGCATTGCCGGAGGCGCTGATGGAGGCCAACCGGCTGAGCTATGGCCTTGCGGCCTATGCCTTCACACGGTCGGCGGAACAGGCGCATGCGATCAGCCGCGGGCTCGTCACCGGCAACGTCGCCATCAATCATACCGGTGTCGCCCTGCCGGAGATTCCCTTTGGCGGCGTGCGCGACTCCGGCTATGGCGCGGAGGGCGGCTCGGAAGGGCTGGACCCCTATCTCGTCAGCAAGGTCGTGACCTCGCTCAACTGA
- the ssuE_2 gene encoding FMN reductase (NADPH) yields the protein MTRIHEFNGSTSFRVVAVSGSPAERSSTAELVDYVIARLPASVPAARHIRLRDLDPRALLGADRGDAQVAAAQRDLEEADGVIIATPVFKAAYSGLLKAFLDGLPQFGLAGKAVLPLATGGSLAHVLALDYALRPVLQSMGARHIVQSHFVSASQITRDDGVLKLSPEAEGPLGEAVFHFGLALGCPIAAPLLGHPRPARAA from the coding sequence ATGACCAGGATTCACGAGTTCAACGGCAGCACGTCGTTCCGGGTCGTGGCCGTTTCGGGCAGCCCGGCCGAACGATCGTCGACCGCCGAGCTGGTCGACTACGTCATCGCGCGGCTGCCGGCCAGCGTGCCGGCCGCGCGCCATATCAGGCTGCGCGACCTCGATCCCCGGGCACTGCTTGGCGCCGACCGGGGTGATGCGCAGGTCGCCGCCGCGCAGCGCGACCTCGAGGAGGCCGATGGCGTCATCATCGCGACGCCGGTGTTCAAGGCCGCCTATTCGGGGCTGCTCAAGGCGTTTCTCGACGGGCTGCCGCAGTTCGGCCTGGCCGGAAAGGCCGTGCTGCCGTTGGCGACCGGCGGCAGCCTCGCCCACGTCCTGGCGCTCGACTATGCGCTGCGCCCCGTCCTGCAATCGATGGGGGCCCGGCACATCGTCCAGAGCCACTTCGTGAGCGCGTCGCAGATCACGCGCGACGACGGCGTCCTGAAGCTCTCGCCGGAGGCCGAGGGGCCGCTCGGCGAAGCGGTCTTCCATTTCGGGCTCGCGCTCGGCTGCCCGATCGCGGCACCGCTGCTCGGACATCCACGGCCGGCGCGCGCCGCCTGA
- a CDS encoding Flavin reductase like domain protein: protein MRIYSESLNAASAYRLLTGVVVPRPIAWVATLNDGGGVNLAPFSTFTFVSADPPMVGFNAGLRNGERKDTVRNILARREYVIHIVDESLVDLMHASAEDYPSEISEAEALGLQTLAGEAVAVPRLAAAPIAAECIFDRTVSFGRSGAEFVVGEIKLFHIRDDLIENGKIDTLRLKPVGRLAGPVYGTVGSVIRKQASASYANLV, encoded by the coding sequence ATGCGGATCTATTCGGAATCGCTCAACGCGGCGTCGGCCTACAGACTGCTCACCGGCGTCGTCGTGCCTCGTCCCATCGCCTGGGTGGCGACGCTCAATGACGGCGGCGGCGTCAATCTCGCCCCGTTCAGCACCTTCACATTCGTCTCCGCCGACCCGCCGATGGTCGGCTTCAACGCCGGGCTGCGGAACGGCGAACGCAAGGACACGGTCCGCAACATCCTGGCGCGGCGCGAATATGTCATTCACATCGTGGACGAGAGCCTCGTCGACCTGATGCACGCTTCCGCCGAGGACTATCCGAGCGAGATCAGCGAGGCGGAGGCGCTGGGGCTGCAGACCCTCGCCGGCGAAGCCGTCGCGGTGCCGCGCCTGGCGGCCGCGCCCATCGCGGCCGAATGCATCTTCGATCGCACCGTCAGCTTCGGGCGCAGCGGCGCCGAGTTCGTCGTCGGCGAGATCAAGCTCTTCCACATCCGCGACGACCTCATCGAGAACGGCAAGATCGATACCCTGCGCCTGAAGCCGGTCGGCCGCCTCGCCGGCCCGGTCTACGGCACGGTCGGGTCGGTCATCCGCAAACAGGCCAGCGCGAGCTACGCCAACCTGGTCTGA
- the iclR_5 gene encoding Acetate operon repressor, protein MIVAPQTSTSAARLDGKLESKEDGLSAAETDSTEARSAKTSTSQLLSKGLRVLSYVAQTGGEIGVRDLAREMKMSTTVMHRLISTLAEQKFLERNPENSKYRIGAQAFEVGKAFLRSAKIEICAPPVLRQIVQQSDLNAFLGVMRGSSVVYLIAMQDNGPLAIRVAPGAEAPLHATAMGKVLLAELPDEEIKQKLALYFDTKFSASLMREPGSLIEEIEVVRRRGYAISDDEAFRGVVSVGTPIRDFSQKVVAAISVSKPKALLKERELDHIIATALDASDRISRNLGAL, encoded by the coding sequence ATGATTGTCGCGCCGCAGACGTCGACATCCGCGGCCCGTCTGGACGGAAAACTGGAAAGCAAGGAGGACGGCTTGTCAGCAGCCGAGACCGATTCGACCGAAGCCCGCAGCGCCAAGACCTCGACGAGCCAGCTCCTGAGCAAGGGGCTGCGGGTGCTCAGCTACGTGGCCCAGACCGGCGGCGAGATCGGCGTCAGGGATCTGGCGCGCGAGATGAAGATGAGCACCACGGTCATGCACCGGCTGATCAGCACGCTCGCCGAACAGAAGTTTCTCGAGCGCAATCCGGAGAACAGCAAGTACCGGATCGGCGCCCAGGCCTTCGAGGTCGGCAAGGCGTTCCTGCGGTCGGCGAAGATCGAGATCTGCGCCCCGCCGGTGCTCCGCCAGATCGTGCAGCAAAGCGACCTGAACGCGTTCCTCGGCGTGATGCGCGGGTCGAGCGTCGTCTATCTCATCGCTATGCAGGACAATGGCCCGCTCGCCATCCGGGTGGCACCGGGGGCCGAAGCGCCGCTCCACGCGACAGCCATGGGCAAGGTGCTCCTGGCCGAGCTGCCGGACGAAGAAATCAAGCAGAAGCTCGCCCTTTACTTCGATACGAAGTTCAGCGCTTCGCTGATGCGCGAGCCCGGATCGCTGATCGAAGAAATCGAAGTCGTCCGGCGCCGAGGCTACGCCATTTCGGACGATGAGGCGTTCCGCGGGGTGGTTTCGGTCGGCACGCCCATTCGCGACTTTTCGCAGAAGGTCGTCGCCGCCATCAGCGTCAGCAAGCCGAAGGCGCTCCTGAAGGAACGGGAGCTCGACCATATCATTGCGACCGCGCTCGATGCCTCCGATCGGATATCGCGAAACCTAGGCGCGCTCTGA
- the cmpD_7 gene encoding Bicarbonate transport ATP-binding protein CmpD, giving the protein MTLSLVRPHPGTAERAPQLSIKDLSVVYTTRRGSLKALDKLSMTIGEGEFVAVLGPSGCGKSTLLKIVAGLVRPSSGEIVLHGERVAGPRPDVGIVFQQPTLLPWKTVLENVLVPIRAQRKRLDDYREEALSLLKLAGLAQFADHYPNELSGGMQQRVGIVRGLIHDPRLLLMDEPFSALDAMTRERMAGELQSIWMARRKAVLFITHSIQEAVLLADKIVVLSERPGTVVEVLDVDLPRPRLAEAVSNPRFAELSTRLRAFFRLDGRASSGV; this is encoded by the coding sequence ATGACGCTCTCCCTCGTGCGCCCGCATCCGGGCACCGCCGAGCGGGCCCCGCAACTGTCCATCAAGGACCTGTCGGTGGTCTATACGACGCGGCGCGGCAGCCTGAAGGCCCTGGACAAGCTCAGCATGACCATCGGCGAGGGCGAGTTCGTCGCCGTGCTCGGCCCGTCGGGCTGCGGCAAGTCGACCTTGCTGAAGATCGTGGCCGGCCTCGTGAGGCCGTCCTCGGGCGAGATCGTCCTGCATGGAGAGCGCGTCGCGGGTCCACGCCCCGATGTCGGCATCGTCTTCCAGCAGCCGACGCTGTTGCCCTGGAAGACCGTGCTGGAGAACGTGCTGGTGCCGATCCGGGCACAGCGCAAACGGCTCGACGACTATCGCGAGGAAGCGCTCAGCCTGCTGAAGCTGGCCGGGCTCGCCCAGTTCGCCGACCATTATCCCAACGAGCTTTCCGGCGGCATGCAGCAGCGCGTCGGCATCGTCCGCGGATTGATCCACGATCCCCGGCTGCTGCTGATGGACGAGCCGTTTTCGGCGCTCGACGCGATGACCCGCGAGCGCATGGCGGGCGAGCTCCAGTCGATCTGGATGGCGCGGCGCAAGGCAGTGCTGTTCATCACCCATTCGATCCAGGAAGCGGTGCTGCTGGCGGACAAGATCGTCGTGCTGTCCGAGCGGCCGGGAACGGTCGTGGAGGTGCTCGACGTCGACCTGCCGCGGCCGCGGCTCGCCGAGGCGGTCAGCAATCCGCGCTTCGCCGAGCTCTCCACGCGTCTGCGCGCCTTTTTCCGTCTCGACGGACGCGCGTCCTCAGGAGTGTGA
- the ssuC_12 gene encoding Putative aliphatic sulfonates transport permease protein SsuC produces MSERLKSALAPLATLVVFLLLWDASVRWFGAPSYLIPSPGSVAQAFWTVYGNGVILPHVAATATETVLGFLIGSSVALLVGIVVAESRTVERFIFPCIVALQSMPKVALAPLLIVWFGFGLMSKVVLVALICFFPMFVNVVTGFRSARPELVDLYRAFSAPRWQILLDVKLPSAAGAIFAGLQVALVLALLGAVVGEFVASQQGLGSLIQASSLNFDVPVMFVCIITLAAMGLLASSIVRFAQSRVVFWEGAQLSARTSSDQV; encoded by the coding sequence ATGTCCGAACGGCTGAAATCGGCGCTTGCGCCGCTCGCCACCCTCGTCGTCTTTCTCCTGCTCTGGGATGCGAGCGTGCGGTGGTTCGGCGCGCCATCCTATCTGATACCCTCGCCGGGCTCCGTCGCGCAGGCCTTCTGGACCGTCTACGGCAATGGCGTGATCCTGCCGCACGTGGCGGCGACCGCCACGGAGACCGTTCTCGGCTTTCTGATCGGCAGTTCGGTCGCGCTGCTCGTCGGAATTGTCGTCGCCGAGTCGCGCACGGTCGAGCGCTTCATCTTTCCCTGCATCGTCGCTCTGCAATCCATGCCGAAAGTGGCGCTCGCGCCCTTGCTGATCGTGTGGTTCGGGTTCGGCCTGATGTCGAAGGTCGTGCTGGTGGCGCTCATCTGCTTCTTCCCGATGTTCGTCAACGTCGTCACCGGCTTCCGGTCCGCGCGGCCGGAACTGGTCGACCTCTACCGGGCGTTCTCCGCCCCGCGCTGGCAGATCCTGCTGGACGTCAAGCTGCCATCCGCCGCGGGGGCCATTTTCGCAGGGCTGCAGGTCGCCCTGGTGCTCGCGCTGCTCGGCGCCGTGGTCGGCGAGTTCGTCGCCTCCCAGCAGGGTCTCGGGAGCCTCATCCAGGCCTCGTCGCTCAACTTCGACGTCCCCGTCATGTTCGTCTGCATCATCACGCTCGCGGCCATGGGCCTGCTGGCGAGCAGCATCGTGCGGTTCGCCCAGAGCAGGGTCGTGTTCTGGGAAGGCGCCCAGCTCTCGGCCCGCACATCCTCCGACCAGGTGTGA
- the luxA_5 gene encoding Alkanal monooxygenase alpha chain, with protein MRVILFHEAICPPGVTWSQRYLECVEEAVLAEAMGFDGYAASEQHFANGEAIISAPEIVLAYVAARTRRMRLRIASVNFLPFNHPLRVAEMIGTLDILSGGRAELGGARSNNPYTLDGFGVDPSLTREYRDEHLSIFGKAVADGVVEHQSELYRIPKRRISPLRAGERSIPVHLSATSIDSHEEAGAMGVGVMSGLSILGWDYVRTCVEAYNRGADQAKPVAGSITRRQAIFSVGVNCHADRATARAATEENTLRFVEVIMDWMTKLAKRSTNYEYFAQIERIRANMRNLDYLIDSAPYIMAGTPDDIIRQCEQVHRLGIDDVIWRIDGMGHEANKRALEMLGKHVVPVLQSWPEHAKSTPVAAVNTPISAAA; from the coding sequence ATGCGCGTTATCCTGTTCCACGAAGCGATCTGTCCGCCGGGCGTCACCTGGAGCCAGCGCTATCTGGAGTGCGTCGAAGAGGCTGTGCTGGCGGAGGCGATGGGCTTTGACGGCTATGCCGCGTCCGAACAGCACTTCGCCAATGGCGAGGCGATCATCTCCGCGCCGGAAATCGTGCTGGCCTATGTGGCGGCCCGCACCCGCCGCATGCGCCTGCGCATCGCTTCCGTGAATTTCCTGCCGTTCAACCACCCTCTGCGGGTGGCGGAAATGATCGGCACACTGGACATTCTGTCCGGCGGGCGCGCGGAACTGGGCGGCGCCCGGTCCAACAATCCCTATACGCTCGACGGTTTCGGCGTCGATCCGAGCCTGACGCGTGAATATCGCGACGAGCATTTGTCGATATTCGGCAAGGCCGTCGCCGACGGCGTGGTCGAGCATCAAAGCGAACTCTACCGCATTCCGAAGCGCCGCATCTCGCCGCTGCGCGCCGGCGAGCGCTCGATTCCGGTCCACCTGTCGGCGACCAGCATCGATTCGCACGAGGAGGCCGGCGCGATGGGCGTCGGCGTCATGTCGGGCCTCAGCATCCTCGGATGGGACTATGTCCGCACCTGCGTGGAGGCCTACAACAGGGGCGCCGACCAGGCGAAGCCGGTCGCCGGCAGCATCACGCGCCGCCAGGCGATCTTCTCCGTCGGCGTCAACTGCCACGCCGACCGGGCGACGGCGCGCGCCGCGACCGAAGAGAACACGCTGCGCTTTGTCGAAGTCATCATGGATTGGATGACCAAGCTGGCGAAGCGGTCGACCAACTACGAATATTTCGCCCAGATCGAACGGATCCGCGCCAATATGCGGAACCTGGACTACCTGATCGACAGCGCCCCCTACATCATGGCCGGCACGCCCGACGACATCATCAGGCAGTGCGAGCAGGTCCACCGTCTGGGCATCGACGACGTCATCTGGCGCATCGACGGCATGGGACACGAGGCCAACAAGCGGGCCCTGGAAATGCTCGGAAAACATGTCGTTCCGGTGCTCCAGTCCTGGCCGGAGCACGCCAAGTCGACGCCCGTGGCGGCGGTCAATACGCCGATCAGCGCGGCCGCCTAG
- a CDS encoding NMT1/THI5 like protein yields MMTNPWKRAWIAGAMLLATLFAGKAEANDRFVFAWPSAINSGVAPLTFARDLGFFEAEGISLDVQVLTGSGVIIPQLLSGNIQAAYASLEPIVISRQPGKPNFPLRFIYNYMPRSIWEFAVLRDGPIQSLADMKGKTIGVLALSSGNLYMVRAMLQDAGVAWSDVKLQAVGTGVAAFEALRSGQIQALNLFDTAHVRLEQSGTAIRRLPVAPRFQELSSHGILVTDALLAAKPDLLARFGRALTKGNLACNANLEACIRSYWKAYPALRPSTGGEADNLRREVEVLGYRMKNLLHTTGTGQYGRFSDEDWITLVEALRVGGEVTRTDVPLASYFTNSLVPEFNRFDADQVAQAARAAR; encoded by the coding sequence ATGATGACCAACCCATGGAAGCGCGCGTGGATCGCAGGCGCAATGCTCCTCGCAACCCTGTTCGCTGGAAAGGCCGAGGCGAACGATCGCTTCGTCTTCGCCTGGCCATCCGCGATCAATTCGGGGGTGGCGCCGCTCACCTTCGCGCGCGATCTCGGCTTCTTCGAAGCGGAGGGCATTTCGCTCGATGTCCAGGTGCTGACCGGCTCGGGCGTGATCATCCCGCAATTGCTGTCCGGGAATATCCAGGCCGCCTATGCGAGTCTCGAGCCGATCGTGATCTCCAGGCAGCCGGGCAAGCCCAATTTCCCGCTTCGCTTCATCTACAACTACATGCCGCGCTCCATCTGGGAGTTCGCGGTCCTGCGCGACGGGCCGATCCAGTCGCTGGCCGACATGAAGGGCAAGACGATCGGGGTCCTGGCCCTGAGCTCGGGCAACCTCTACATGGTCCGCGCCATGCTTCAGGATGCGGGCGTGGCGTGGAGCGACGTGAAGCTCCAGGCCGTGGGAACCGGCGTCGCGGCGTTCGAGGCGCTCCGATCGGGACAGATACAGGCGCTGAACCTGTTCGACACCGCGCATGTCAGGCTTGAGCAGTCGGGCACGGCCATCCGCCGGCTTCCGGTCGCGCCGCGCTTCCAGGAGCTATCGAGCCACGGCATCCTCGTGACCGACGCGCTGCTGGCCGCAAAGCCGGATCTGCTGGCCCGTTTCGGGCGCGCGCTGACCAAGGGCAATCTTGCCTGCAACGCCAACCTGGAAGCCTGCATCCGCTCCTACTGGAAGGCCTATCCGGCCTTGCGCCCGAGCACGGGCGGCGAGGCGGACAATCTGCGCCGCGAGGTCGAAGTGCTCGGCTACCGGATGAAGAACCTGCTGCACACGACCGGTACCGGCCAGTATGGCCGATTCAGCGACGAGGACTGGATCACCCTCGTCGAAGCCCTGCGGGTGGGCGGCGAAGTGACCAGGACCGATGTCCCGCTCGCGTCCTACTTCACCAACAGCCTGGTTCCGGAGTTCAACCGCTTCGACGCCGATCAGGTCGCGCAGGCCGCGAGGGCCGCCCGATGA
- a CDS encoding Low-molecular weight cobalt-containing nitrile hydratase subunit beta: protein MMSETAPAPYVTHADLGGRTGLGPVVPEIDEPWFHAPWEKRAFALTLAMGATGSWNIDQSRAAREQQPGYLGMSYYEIWTAGMERLMLERGQITAEEIETGHAVAPPKPLARKLMAADVAATLARGGPSERPVAAAPRFAVGDRVTTRVIATPTGHTRLPRYVQGKTGTVTHLHGGHVFPDANATGSGEAPEWLYTVRFAGTDLFGAEGDPASSVSVDAWDSYLSPAS from the coding sequence ATGATGAGCGAGACGGCCCCCGCCCCCTATGTCACCCATGCCGATCTCGGCGGCCGCACCGGTCTCGGGCCGGTCGTGCCCGAGATCGACGAGCCCTGGTTCCATGCGCCCTGGGAGAAGCGCGCCTTCGCCCTGACGCTGGCGATGGGCGCGACCGGCTCCTGGAACATCGACCAGTCGCGCGCCGCCCGCGAGCAGCAGCCCGGCTATCTTGGCATGAGCTATTACGAGATCTGGACCGCCGGCATGGAGCGGCTGATGCTCGAGCGCGGCCAGATCACCGCCGAGGAAATCGAAACCGGCCATGCGGTCGCTCCGCCGAAGCCGCTCGCCCGCAAGCTGATGGCGGCCGACGTTGCCGCGACTCTGGCGCGCGGCGGCCCGAGCGAGCGCCCGGTCGCGGCCGCGCCGCGCTTTGCCGTCGGCGACCGCGTCACCACCCGCGTCATCGCCACGCCGACCGGCCACACGCGCCTGCCGCGCTATGTCCAGGGCAAGACCGGCACGGTCACCCATCTGCATGGCGGCCACGTCTTTCCGGATGCCAATGCGACCGGCAGCGGCGAGGCGCCGGAATGGCTCTACACGGTGCGCTTTGCCGGGACCGATCTGTTCGGCGCCGAGGGCGATCCGGCAAGCTCGGTCTCGGTCGACGCCTGGGACAGCTATCTGAGCCCGGCATCATGA
- a CDS encoding Low-molecular weight cobalt-containing nitrile hydratase subunit alpha has product MHNEHESGDAHGHHHHDHPHHHHDHDHSELSPMDARVRAIETVLTEKGYVDPAALDLLIETYETKVGPHNGARVVARAWTDPAFRQRLLTDATAAIAELGYVGRQGEHMVAVENTPDTHNMVVCTLCSCYPWPVLGLPPVWYKSAPYRAKAVRDPRGVLADFGVTLPEGKAIKVWDSTAEVRYLVLPERPAGTEGWSETELATLVNRDSMIGTGLAGAPETA; this is encoded by the coding sequence ATGCACAACGAACATGAAAGCGGCGATGCGCACGGGCATCACCACCACGATCACCCCCATCATCATCACGATCACGATCACAGCGAGCTCTCGCCGATGGATGCGCGGGTGCGCGCCATCGAGACGGTCCTGACCGAGAAGGGCTATGTCGACCCGGCGGCGCTCGACCTGCTGATCGAGACCTACGAGACCAAGGTCGGCCCGCACAATGGCGCGCGCGTCGTCGCCAGGGCCTGGACCGATCCGGCCTTCCGCCAGCGCCTGCTGACCGACGCCACCGCCGCGATCGCCGAGCTCGGCTATGTCGGCCGCCAGGGCGAGCACATGGTGGCGGTCGAGAATACGCCCGACACCCACAACATGGTCGTCTGCACCCTCTGCTCCTGCTATCCCTGGCCGGTTCTCGGCCTGCCGCCGGTCTGGTACAAGTCGGCGCCCTATCGGGCGAAGGCCGTGCGCGACCCGCGCGGCGTGCTCGCCGATTTCGGCGTGACGCTGCCCGAGGGCAAGGCCATCAAGGTCTGGGATTCGACCGCCGAGGTCCGCTACCTCGTGCTGCCGGAACGGCCGGCCGGCACCGAAGGCTGGAGCGAGACGGAGCTTGCGACGCTCGTCAACCGCGACTCGATGATCGGCACCGGCCTTGCCGGGGCCCCGGAGACGGCATGA
- a CDS encoding Nitrile hydratase beta subunit, with amino-acid sequence MTAPATPAIAPADLAALPDIPCDAEGPVFRAPWEAHAFALAVTLHGKGLFTWPQWAETLSAEIRRAQAAGDPDTGETYYQHWLKALERLVVSGGVATVDELDATTEAWHRAADATPHGQPIVLRR; translated from the coding sequence ATGACCGCGCCAGCGACACCGGCGATCGCGCCGGCCGATCTCGCGGCCCTGCCCGACATTCCCTGCGACGCGGAAGGCCCGGTCTTCCGCGCGCCCTGGGAGGCCCACGCCTTCGCGCTGGCCGTCACGCTGCACGGCAAGGGCCTGTTCACCTGGCCGCAATGGGCGGAGACGCTGTCGGCCGAAATCCGGCGGGCCCAGGCGGCCGGCGATCCCGACACGGGCGAGACCTACTATCAACATTGGCTGAAGGCGCTCGAGCGGCTCGTCGTGTCGGGCGGCGTCGCCACCGTCGACGAGCTGGACGCGACGACCGAAGCCTGGCATCGGGCCGCCGATGCGACGCCGCACGGCCAGCCGATCGTGCTCAGGCGCTGA